A window from Salvia miltiorrhiza cultivar Shanhuang (shh) chromosome 2, IMPLAD_Smil_shh, whole genome shotgun sequence encodes these proteins:
- the LOC131007860 gene encoding dirigent protein 22-like: MASIKITLFALLFLAIFTYSKATLSPLKETEITLYYKISAGGPNATVIEVPGPSIGPLNFTRFGATFVSDTLITEEIEEFSAPVARGRRFFVIAALDGSQSLWVDSVVFINGKYKGSTLQLQGSYSFMELSEMAVVGGTGKFRRASGYATFETVYFDPVRSYAVLQSNLTVLHYV, encoded by the coding sequence ATGGCATCCATCAAAATCACATTATTTGCACTTCTATTTCTCGCCATTTTTACATATTCTAAGGCAACCCTGAGCCCTCTCAAAGAGACCGAAATAACACTCTACTACAAAATTTCTGCCGGTGGCCCAAATGCGACCGTGATCGAGGTCCCGGGCCCGTCAATCGGGCCCCTAAACTTCACTAGGTTCGGAGCCACGTTTGTCTCGGACACCCTGATAACCGAAGAAATCGAGGAATTCTCGGCCCCAGTCGCTAGGGGCCGGCGGTTTTTTGTCATAGCGGCCCTTGATGGATCCCAAAGTCTGTGGGTAGACTCGGTTGTGTTTATCAATGGCAAGTATAAAGGCAGCACACTGCAATTACAAGGCTCTTACTCGTTTATGGAATTGTCGGAGATGGCAGTGGTAGGCGGCACCGGAAAATTCCGTCGGGCCAGCGGTTACGCGACTTTCGAGACTGTTTACTTTGATCCCGTGAGAAGCTATGCAGTCCTGCAATCTAATCTGACTGTGCTACATTATGTTTGA